The Triticum urartu cultivar G1812 unplaced genomic scaffold, Tu2.1 TuUngrouped_contig_9099, whole genome shotgun sequence genome contains the following window.
gcaacgctcactgttcatcccagaggcagcaacGATCGGCTTccgttagcagcagtagcgaaggaatcgctcgatcgggttcagttaacagccatcgattgatcgctcgggttgagtaacgcgtagcctgcagtgcaatcgctcgggtttagttagagcccaacgcctcgctcgaattcagttagagccaatgcctcgcacacacacgtgcgtacgtgtatGAGAAAAACGCGCATCGcccggcccccgacctcccaccgttaccgggaactccccgaaattttcctccccctcgcttctaccacggtttttcccatcatggacggcccaaagaatgcatgcagctgcgtctccggccctcctaggacgaaaagcccattttctgccatgattttttgtcatagaagtaggagcccaccacatctatgatgataccgggttttgtcacaattatcgtcatagaagtgtcatatgtatgacagaaatttttttcgttcgacccaaaatgtcacggatgtgtctttttttgtagtgacaacgccttgcgaccaagctcaacgtcaacaagcaccctatgatattcaacattggagacctcgtgtggctacaccttcgcaaggaccgctttccacaagaacgcaagtccaaacttcaacCACGCGcggatggaccattcaaggtgcttgcacgctacaacaacaacgcttacaagatcgacattcctcgtgacaagtactccgtgagcgacatcttcaacatcaaagatctctcgccctagcatggtgatgaggatttcgatccaaggacggatcttccccaagggaggggagatgatgcggagcatcccaagatcatccccatggacgcacctacacctccaatgacaccacttggaccaatgacacgagcccgagccaaagctatcgaagataaggtgaactcactcctctccgaacttccactttctatgcatgagacatggctactacctaagtccgagatgttgtgcatgattaggtaccaagagggtcatcccgaagatgcgcatgaagaCGGACAActccccaagtccacggatgaggagaaccaacggaaggagccaagagcatctcccaggccccggacatccagCCAAGGCCCCAGACATCTGGCCCCTGGAGCGCCTTCCTCTACTGCTGCTCAGCCACCAAGTgcctacaggccccggacatccggtcccgcaaacccggacatccggcccttccCGAGGTCCCGGATATCCGCCCCCCTGACCGGAAATCCGGATACCCCCAAACCCGAGAGCAACATGGCCAGCttcaccagcccggacatccggccctccgcgaacgcccggacatctggcccgacgcccggacgtccggcctccctgtctgcgcacagtaaaggcccgaggcccgtgtaccccttctacccccctagactatatatactccacctcgtccaactttctagggttagcaaaggattagctcatattttgtgtgagagctttgctcatccacttggttccCTTcgcctcggagattcgagcctccaccggagaagatcccccaagcggattcaagacccctctttagggaagaacatcaagacctcctcacggagaagaaccggttacccttttgtatcgtccctagttgatcgtggatcgtgtatcttactttatgtactcgaggatctagcccatgtgtgacttgttcttgttactttgagtgttcctctcgtgtttccccttgtgttttccctcattcccctctttgtgttcctcgtgttcttcgcgggatccgctcttttcgtgaaagatcggccgattagggttccaccctacatcatcttggtaacACATGCTATATGTAAGTTAGTCAAATAATaatatgtaagaaaacataaaATATAGCTAtgaaaaaagcaaaaaaaaatatgccgacggcaaagccgtcggcatagttgtGGCCAAGGCAGATGGCCGGCGCGGTGCGGATCGATGATGTGTCATCTATGCCGATggcagccgtcggcataggccttGGTCGGTGCGCTttggatcgatgacgtggcgtTCGTATGAATGCCGATGGCCGCCCGTCTTCGCCGTCGGCATAGATCTAACGCCATTAGCCGCCCGTCACGGGTGTGGTCGCCAGCCCCGCAGCTATGCCGATGGCCGATATATGCCGACGGCAGCTGTAGGCATAGATTCGTCTATGCCGACAGCCGTTCtttgccgacgggggccgtcggcttATACTGGGATAGCCTGACGGCCGTTGTACGTCGACGGCCTGGGGCCAGCTGTCGGCATAGTCTAGAATAGGCCGACAGTGGATGTCGGCATACTTTTGGCCGTCGGCATTGAGCCCTGTTCCGGTAGTGCACGGACCGCACCGGCGCTCCTCCTTCCTCCAAAGATCCCACATTGCACTCTGATGTTACTGAGAAGGTTGCATCCATGTCATAAAAAGAAACGAATCGACTTACTCCTACCTCATTATGCACAGGTAACTGATGCTGTTGTTGTACCCTTTAACAAGTGGAGCTCCTCTGCTCTCTTCTGCTTTGTTGTGGACACCCATCCTTGCTGGTGTAGAGCAAACTGCAGAGGCCCTTTGAGACGGTGCTATGAACAACCAGGCCGGTTCGAGCTACGATATCACAAACCAAGAGGTAGAGGCAATGAAGCTCGAGAGGTCCAAGCGAGGAAGCATCTTCTGTTGCAGAGAAGCAAGATGACAGAGACATACAATATATGTTAAGAGGTCAGTCGATGAGCGCAGGGCAAAAGATAATCAGGTAATTGGGCGCATGTAGGCCTAGGAGCCATTAGAAACTATATATATCCGATTCCGCGGCAACACACCGGATATCGTCTAGTTCACCCATGTACGAGGGAGTGGTCATCAGCGACAACGAGATGGGGAGGTGGGGCGCTAGGGCTAGGGTAAGCGAGAAAATCATTTATCGgaaaaatatttatttatttcagGTGACTGACATATAATCGCTCCCATTAAACGTGTGTATGAAACTACCAGTGCTAGTTTATGGCAGCAACAAATTGTCCGTCTACTCGAAGGCCCATGCCTGTTCACTGCGgacctcggcctcctcctccttggtgTAGTCGTTGACGATGTTGAAGTGCGCGCGCATGCCCTCGACCGTCTTGCCCCTCATCTGATCCGCCACCGTCTTGCAGGCCAGGTCAAGGAGGCCCTGCACCTCGAGGTAGTtggcggcgaggaggaggtcAAAGAGCGTGTCCTGGTCGACGCCGCTCACGAAGTCGGTGTCGAACCGATCCAGGTCGGGGTAGCCCGACGAGAAGGTGGTCTTCACGACGTACGCGGCCGCGTCGGCGTCGCCGTCGCCGTAGTGGCGTTTGCAGTAGTCGACGACGCGTGCGAGGATGCGGCCCGTCACCTGGGTCAGCGGGATCGCGCCGGCGGCGCAGCCGTCCTCCAGCATGTTCTTGATCAGCACCGACGCCGCCGCTATCGTGTCCGCCTGGACCACGAACTCCTCGCCGTCCGAGCTGCGGAGAGTCACCGTCGTCGTGTTGTCGCTGCTACTTGCCATCTCGATCACTGATCTCCTATCCTACGCGCGCGTGTGTCTATCGATCTGTCGAGATCGCTAGCTCCTGTCGAACTAGCTAGGTCTTTCGATCCAGCGATTGATCGATG
Protein-coding sequences here:
- the LOC125532114 gene encoding SKP1-like protein 4 → MASSSDNTTTVTLRSSDGEEFVVQADTIAAASVLIKNMLEDGCAAGAIPLTQVTGRILARVVDYCKRHYGDGDADAAAYVVKTTFSSGYPDLDRFDTDFVSGVDQDTLFDLLLAANYLEVQGLLDLACKTVADQMRGKTVEGMRAHFNIVNDYTKEEEAEVRSEQAWAFE